In Juglans microcarpa x Juglans regia isolate MS1-56 chromosome 1S, Jm3101_v1.0, whole genome shotgun sequence, the genomic stretch gatgaagctcaaccaagaagatcggcaagaggccgcctactgattccgtcgatgagatatccaaaatcagactatattctgctcactgatgagggggagccggAGAATTTtcaggaagttcaaactcatgctgataaaagcctatgggtgcaagcaatgcaagaagagatgagttctttgctgaaaaatcagacctatgagttggtgaaacttcctgaaggaaagaaagccctaaagagcaaatgggtgttcaagctgaaaAAAGATGGCCAAGaaaagctgataaagcacaaggccagattggttgtcaaaggattccaacagaagaagagaatcgactttgacgagatatttttcccggtggtgaaaatgatgtcaatccgaaGGTTTCAGGAtgaagggtttgaagctccagCTTGAattggtagccagcttgaatttggaactcgaacagatggatgtgaagacagcctttctttatagagatttggaggaggagatctatatggagcaactagaagggtttgaagctccagggaaagatcacttagtctgcaagctaaagaagagtctctatggcctcaagcaagcgccgaggcaatggtataagaagttcgactcattcatgatgagtcatggttacaagagacttgttgtAGATCagtgtctatgttcgaaggttccaggatgacaagtttgtcatactccttctttatgttgatgatatgttaatcgttggtgaggataggtccaagattaacaaactaaagaatgaactatccaagtcctttgacatgaaggacttaggcccagcacagcaacttttgggcatgaagattgttcgtgataggaaagTTAAAAGGGTGTGgttatcacaacaaaaatatgttgaacgggtcatcagacgtttcaacatgggagatgctaagccagtcaatactccacttgctaaccacttcaagttgagcaagagctcgtgtccttcttcaaagaaagagattgaagaaatggaagtaattccctactcttcagcagtaagaagcctgatgtatgcaatggtttgtaccagaccaaatattgctcatgctgtaggcatggtgagcagattcctttcaaatccaggaaaggatCATTGAGAAGCAGTCAAGTAGATTCTCAGGTACTTAAAAGGTACAtcgaagatgtgcttgtgttttgggggagctaaaccagttttggaaggctatacaaATTtagatatggcaggagatctggatagcaggaaatctacttcgagatttctcttcacttttgcaggaggagctgtctcttggcagtccaaattgcagaagtgtgttgctttatctacaactgaggcagagtacattgccgcaGTAGAAGCTGGGAAAgaaatgttgtggatgaagtgttttctccaagaactaagggttagtcaagaagactacacggtacattgtgatagtcaaagtgctctagatttgagcaagaattcaatgtaccactcccgcaccaagcatattgatatccgctatcattggatacgcgaagtgatggaacaacagctattgaagcttgtgaagatccatacaaAAGAGAATCTAGCGGACATGCTGACGAAGGTagttacaagtgagaagcttgagctatgcagaaacatagctgggatggagagcatctaggtaaatgggcatggaggaggagaattgttgaaatccctgcccaagcaagcagtcaacaatggcTGCTTGCTACTCAACCTCCAGCACGTAACATCCAGCGCTCAACTGTccattgaatgcaaataaatgcattcatacgtgaAGCGAGgcatctataaattgaagcttcatgcgagagcttcagacatccaaggaagagaagagaaaagagagagagcctggagagctctgagagaaaagaagagagttgagttgagtggagtgtgatcctccacctctgtaatattttcttgtgtaccactatttaatagtgaagctcttttctgtagatgtaggcagttgccgaaccacgttaaattcttggtgtcactgagtgcgtagagtgtactcttttattaccgcttttatcccttccgctgtgttgatttccccaacagaAAATTGGGGCCTACCTATGACAGGTTTCTTCGGAGGACCCTTCTTTGTCTGGCCAATACACGCTGTCAAATGTGTTGGCGTCCTCTTAAGTCACAATTCGTTCTGGGTTTCAGCTATTTCTACTTTCAATTGGGAGCAGTAGCTTAAGGTTACAATTGAATTGCATTAGTTTGTTGCAGCACTTATGCTCAAACTTCAGTGACAATATTATTGCAGTAACGAGACATTATATTGTAATGCCACATCGTGAAAGTTCAGCAGGAATGGTTTACACCAATATTTCAGTTCtatataaaagtataaatcCTAATATTTTAGACTCTTAGTCGGCTTCCTTTGGAATTTTCCTTTGCATCATAGATTGACTTGATAACCATTAATGCAGCCTGATGACTTGTTAATCTGACAAACGAGGATTTTTTGACTTAATTCAAATCAAGATTTTGGAAGGGCGTCTCCATGGGAAAACATCAAGAGGGAAAGTGTTCAAAGTCTGAGAAATCATCTTCACCAGCAACAGCGGTAAGCAGAGAAAGCGACAATTCTTTTGTGGTCCAAACTGGAATGCCTGAGATGCTGTCAAAGAACATCTTTTAAtctattttcaagttttatttttctcaaccttcttGATAGAGAGGAAAATCAGGCTAGTTATTTATGTGGATACGTGTAATCTTATTAGTTCTTTGGATCTAACTTTCGAAGGTCTTTGTTGAGTGATCCTCAATCCTTCTGCACTGACAGGATAACACTAATCAGATTAATATTCACGGCCATCCTGATTGGGCAGCCATGCAGGTTATCTATTATATGCCTGCACTTAATCTCTTGTTTTGCAAAACAATTGTTGGAGCATGTTTATTTAATAGAATGATTGCTATGTTATTTATCCTAAGAAATAGGAATATGAATAGTAATTCAAACTAATTCATTACATATTCAGGCATATTATGGCCCCCGAGTCACTCTTCCACCATATTACAACCCCACTGTGACTTCGGGGCATGCTCACCCATATATGTGGGGCACACCTCAGGTATTGACCGGCATCAAGGCAGTTGAAGTTTCTTTGCGGTTTTCAATAATCATTCCTAAATATTGTGTAGCGAGGAACAAATTATAAACATTCTTCAAGCATGgtttattaacttattaattcTTCCAGCCAGTGATGCCACCTTATGGGGCATCTTATGCAGCAATCTACCCACATGGAGGGGTTTATGCACATCCTGCTGTTCCTCTTGTAAGTCTATGTTCTAACTATTTTTGCTTGGAGCCTACTATCTTAATAATCAGTATGGATTCTGTTTGCCTTTGCATCTTAGAAtaacttcttttgtttttgtttttgattctTGTGTCCAAGATCTTGGTTTGTAGACTGTTATAGTCTTCCTTGGGGGTGGCTTGCAATAAGAAGcttctatttgaaaaaactcACTGGCTGGTTATCTATCCTTCCTGGTAATCTCAGtgtaatgaaaataataacttttatttGGTAGACATCCTGGTTTGTCCTGGCCACACTACCATTGTTCCTGTATAATACAACCTAGAAGGTATTGCAAAGAAGCGAGCAATGTTTTCTCATgtaattatgtatttatttattttaatttacagaTCAAATTCACATGGTCTAGGGGTTCCATTGTCGCTCACTATAATTGAAGCTATGgctcaattttcttttgaattcttGTAGTTCTATTGCTTGCTACTGTTAATGAAGCAATATATGATTACTGATATATCAGTGATTGAGGACAAAAAGAGGCATGTTAGGTGgctgttaattaatttaagaacaTTATGGTGTGATGGAGCAGGCTGTATCTCCTTTGAGCATAGAAATGCCTACAAAGTCTGGAAATACAGATCGAGgtttaatgaagaagttgaaAGAGTTTGATGGGCTTGCAATGTCAATAGGCAATAGTACTGCTGAGAGCTCTGAGGGTGGGGCTGAACATAGACGGTCACAGAGGTTTGTTGAACCTTTTTCTTGCTTCTGCCTTGTGATAATCTTTATATTTGTGCAATTCAATTTGCTATGGTAGACTAGCACTCCTCTCCTCCATCCTGTACTGTTTAGATGTCACTTTCTCAGCTCGCATGGCTAGGCTAATTTGTTTCTTTGGCCACATGAACAGTTTGGAGACCGAAGGTTCCAGTGATGGGAATGCTACTGTGGTGATGATTTCGTACTTTTCTTATAAGCATTTTCTTACTATCCCTTTGCACTTGTATCTTTTGATCTGGTTCTTATATTTAGATACATATTGATGGACACAATTGCAAATTTTGATTGTGGTCTTCACCCGTCTTTAGGTTGAGGCAAATCAAGCCAGGAGGAAAAGAAGCCGTGAGGGAACACCCACCACTGGTATCATTCTGATCTTCACGAAATATCAAATCTTGAGAAATAATAGAGTTGGCCTAGTATTCAGCAGCGTAGAATTACCCATCACTGCATACATGGCATGAACcatttctctcctttttcttctttaaagtTTCACCCTTAAAGGATCTCTTATTCCCCAAAATCCTGTGCCCACAAGACTTTCTCCCTAGGAAGAGAGGACACTAGGCTACAAGGCACTTGGTGACAGTGTATCAGTTAATGCGATGGCTGAACTGGCCTCTTACACTGCATTAGAGTTGTAGTATGCCCTATTGGGTGTCTTAAGCATCTGCTCttcatgatgatatatatatattatatatatatatatatacacacgagAAAGTATACAGTGTTGTGTTGAATTGGATTTGATTCGGGCAAGCAAGGAGAAGGTAACAAGTATGTTCCCCCTGCACAAAAGCTGGTCACCTTAGCTAGTCATACCCATCTGTAGAGATTCAGGATTTGAAGTTCAAATTAAACCATATAACAAGTAGCTGATTGTTCAATTTGAAGAAACTGTGATTCGCAATACCTTATTGTTTCGATTTCTAGGCTCTAGTTTCTTGAAGGAAACATATGAAATATCTTATTGGTCTTTGTGCATAGTGGATGGTAATTTGTTCTTGCTTAAATATGGTTAGAAACGGTAAATTCTACAATCTAAAAAAGAATTTGGCACTGAATTACTAGTTTGTGAACATATTGATTAAGTAGCGGTGTGATACATTGTCACATGTTTTAAATGACTGCTTGTTGGCAAACTTCTGTGGTAAAGAAGTAATTGAGCAATCCACCTGAATTcatattttgatgttttggtttCCTCTATCTCTATATGAACAGACTGTGATGGCAAGATTGAGACGCAGGCCAGTCCAGTTTCTGCTAAGGATGTAAATGCAGCTCCAGACAAGGCCTTGTGCGCAATTGTCACTCCTAGTAGTGTTGTTTCCCCTGGCATGGCCACATCATTGGAGCCCAGGAACACTACTAATATGAATTCGATGACAATAACTACTGGTGTCCTGCTGTCCTGCACGGTATTGCCTTCTGGAACATGGTTCTTTAAGTTGTCAGCTTCTTCCCTCCCATATCTTTCCAGGATATACTTACCATTCAaaaatttgaatctttttattgtttcaaaaaaattggTGCTTTATTTTTGGGAAGTCCGTCCCTCTAAAATCTTTCGTTACCTAAATTGGTAATGGGTTGTTTTATATTGTACAGAATGATAGGGAGCTGAAACGAGAGAGGAGGAAGCAGTCTAATCGAGAATCTGCTAGAAGGTCCAGGTTGAGGAAGCTGGTATGGGAAACTGAGCTTTTTAATGCTTAGAAGTCTCATATTGTCGGGTTGGAACCACCTTTTAGCATGTTCTCATTAATTGAGCTAATGCTGTGCAACCCTTTCTCCAGGCTGAGGCAGAAGAACTTGCACGAAAAGTCGAATCCTTGACTGCTGAGAATGCATCAATAAGATCTGAGATAGATCGAGTGACAGAACACTCCAGGAAACTGAGGCTAGAAAATGTTACATTAATGGTAAATCCATGTGCCATCTCTATAATTCCTACTTGCTTtcatgaattctttttttttcccctcagaGTCTCGTACTCTTGCTCCAACTTGTAAATTGGTTTTGATGTACAGGAGAAACTGAAAAATGCTCAACTAGGACAGACAGAAGAGATAATTTTGAACAGCATTGACAACAAGAGGAGGCCCCTACCTGTTAGTACAGAGAACCTGTTGTCAAGAGTTAATAATTCGGGTTCCATTGTTCAGAGCACTGAGGAAAAGAGTGACATGTATGAGAACAGCTCCAAATCAGGTGCCAAGCTACATCAACTCTTAGATGCGAGTCCCAGGGTTGATGCCATGGCTGCTGGCTAACACAAAAGAACCAGCATTACCACGCTTCTTAAACTTGTGGTTTTGGCAATATTACAAGTCCAGAATTACTGCTAACAGTAAGCAGAAGAATGAAAACGAACAGCCAAATGCGATTGGTGCCCGTGAAAATGCAGACACAAATTTTTACCTGTAAGTTGCGGTTTCAGGTCAGAGCTGATGTTATTTTATCAGCAGTCAAAATGCGTGGAAAGCAACTGAAGGTAATGTACACTGAAGAGTTAAGAGATAGAGTCGGGGAAGGAATATGAACCTTTCATATGATCTGCTTGTTCAAATTGTTAATAACCAGTGATTTGGACCCCTCGTGGTATGTGATGAGAGGATTTCAAAGCTTGTACTTATTGCATGTAGGTGGAGAATGACCCAAAAATCCACCCAGAGAATAACTATATTGATGTGAATTTTCCGTGTCAGCTCATACTATGTCATAATTTATGCTATTTTTCTTGCACTTTTCACTTGCATCCAAACAAGATCCTGAGCTCATGGGCAGGAATGCAAAAACCTGcactttttgttttaaagtacTGAGATTATAAAGCTACATTACatttattcttaaaattttttgattttgattaagTATGCTATATACCACATTCTTATCTCTTATTGGATTGAGGTGATATGCAAAGATTTTGATCCTGATTTTGTTCCCATTATAGTCAGCATAATATGAGAGAAAAAGGTAGGGGGAAAAAATGGTAAGAGATAAAAGATATAAATCCATGTTCCTTAGCCCCCAGGCAAGGAGTTTCTGTTTGGGGATTGTAGCTTGAAGTTGTAGGTAGGTGGTGAGGGCCAGCATTTGGATGCACCGTTGGAGAGTGTAGTACACTTAATCAGTCGACTATCGTGATCATGATTCTATGAGAGAGTTCCTCTTCCAATCCTACCTCCTCCTTGTTTACATTTAGATAGCTAGAAGCCTAGACTTAGGCAGACTAGATAGACTGTTGAAGGTgcatgaaaattttcatctattttGTACTGGCACATGGGGTTTATGCAATGGTGAAAATgtgtaaatttaaaacattcaagattagatataattatgagttgtgtaagtacgtatttttttttaaaaaaaaaaatatgatctatcattgaaaaataaattttcttttatagagatcttatatttattaatttttttaaaaagagtaggcggcatttatgtattttatcatTGGAAATATCATTACTGATAGACTATTAGGTGGTGGCGAGGGACATGCAGACTTGACTATTTTGACGATTTGCATGATGTAGTTGACTATTTTGACGCTTTTGAATGAAAGAGTTTGCTACCACTATTTCTATATTGATTGAGAACAAGTACACCAGAACGTTGAATGTGCATGAAAATATTGGCGCCTGGGCCTCACATATAGACGGAGAATGTGCATGAAAATATGAGAGGATATCAATCTCgctaaaaaatcataaaattatgcATTTGGTTGATTCAATACAGACATTTTTTAGTCAAATGGTGTAAATATTTACGAATACTGgcatttggctaatccaatacGGCAATATCAATGCAAAGGTGCCGAGATGCAATAATTTGATACATAGATTTACAAAGAtacatatgatatgttaaataaaatataataaataatttttaattatttaataataaaatgatgataagAAGATGTCACCTAATATTActaaaaaagaaaccaaaaagcaaaacaaaactgtTGGCATATGGATTCAAACAAAAAGGCTATCAACCCGCCGCGGTTGGCCTGGAAAGTACAAATCTCATGGTTCAACatcaattaaacaaaaaatgccaaaaaaaagttctaaaaatGCTGAAATATCTAATCATTTAACGTATGTTTTAACACCCTTTTTATGAGTTAAACTCTATTTAAAATAGGATACAGTTTACTATTTTGAATCTTTTGATACAAATTACaatgttaaattattaattaaacagAAACTTAAATTGATACAAAAATCagtttaatcatttaatttatattataacattttcttCGACTTTGGATAGCATatcttaaaattacaattttaaaatccaAACCTTGAAAATCAAGCATCctataatctttttctttttcctgtgAATAAGGAAAATAATCTAAGCATTTCAATTTATCGGGTGACAGaccaatactattttttttttttttttttagtttaaaaagGCTTATAtgtaatccaaaaaataaaaaattatgtagttaTAAATAGTCTTGGGAGGTGAACCGTGAGGCGTGAATgttgtttttcccttttattttatttttttatcttttatcatcTGACATCATTTTCTCACTCCCCTACAGTCTGCATGGGGAAGTTGGTGAGTCAAATCAAATGGATGGCTCTTCACAACATTATTTCCATTCAACAGACAGAAATGCTCAAGGCACCGAAAGTGTGaccccaaatttttttttaaatcagtgattaaaaaatattttttaatgatattatgaattttttattttttaaaaatatttataataattaaaaaaataataataaaaatagaaaaataaaaaaataaaatatacttttcgaGACATATatcctattctttttcaaaacaaaaatacagaattgtcctaaaattttatttcaaatacaaatattttattatttctataaatcacacttcatatttatttttaattttaatttttaatttgttctaattttaatttatatattatgtatatataaattatgtgtgACATACAGTGCGATgatgatttgaaaaatttttcttcaaatattgacCGTTTGTACAGCTTTCATGCACCTCTCGTATCTCCATGCTTTTCTATTCAGTTGCTTCTCttgatttttcctttctttttcattcagtGGCTTCTCATTCTTCAATGATCTTGCCTCCTAGTCCTAACcctttaatttgttgtttgggTTCAGTTTTAGTTTCAGTTACCGAACAcagattttcaaatatttctgcAGAATTTGTTTCTTGAACTTGTCAAAACGCTTGGCCATCCGTGtagttaaactttttttttttttttttttttttgtgtgggtTTCTTCTAATTATTGAATGGGCAATACTTTTCCATCAGATTTgattattgtatatatcaaataCCAGTTTTTGAGAGTTTTAATGCAAAGGGATGGTTGTGCAGAGGTCTGTCTTGGAAAGTTTCTGAACTTTAGTGGCCTGCTTGAGTTTTGGAGTCTATTGGGGGGTTTTCTTCTCTCTTAAGACTTGTTTGGTGGTTAGAGTCATTACAAATATACTTCTTCATAGATTTTTAGtgttcctatttttttttctctctcactaTTGGTTTTTGCTATCGAAATACTATTCTTTGGAATTGGGTTTTGTTTTAGTAGAATAACTCGGTTGTCAGGTGAAAATATATTCATGAAAGTTGTCTTCTTTGAGTAACTATGACAAGCTTTGAGGGACTTCTTTATGAAATTTAGGTGTTAAACAGTTTCCGTTATGTTTTTGgatgaaaatagttttatattCAGATGCCAGATGTTCCAGTTTTAGAGTTCCCGTTCGTGGATTTTAGATTTCACCGGCATTTTCTTAGAATGAGCATCTCTGAAGGAGCTTCCATTTTTTTGGTTATGCTTCAATTCATGACATTACAAATTTGTCACAAGATAGCTGTTGGGTAAGTTCAGATGCTGAACTGCTAGTGTGACTTTGCGTTTCCTTTTCTTCGATAGTCCAGCATTCTTTGTGTTCAGAGAGTTTCAGATTTAGCTTAGAAGTCTTTAGGAGCGTTCAAATCATTGTTGGAGAGGGAAGaattagcattttttttccaGTTGCACAAAATGGAGCATTCTGCAGCGATCTCGGATTACAGGGCAGCAGTCGAAATCACAAAGGACTCGAATGGGATCGATCAGGTTGTGCTTCGGAACCCACAAGGGGCTTCGGCACGGGTAAGATTTCCTTACGCCTCTTGTATGCTTCTGTTTTAGCAAGGAATTAAGTGAACTAATTACAAACCCATATGTAGCTGGATATACCGTTTAACATATTAGCTTGTGTATAATTTTGTAGAAGTTATGGCTTAGAGATTTGGAATGATATTTCTTATGGTCATATAGGTTAGCTTGCATGGAGGACAGGTAACTTCTTGGAGAAATGAGCATGGGGAAGAACTCCTTTTCACTAGTAATAAGGTGTGATTACCTAATTCTATCAGACTTCTGTGGTCATCTGTTTCAATTCTCGAGTCTTTTCTTTAACCCATGCTTTTTGGTTGCTTCGTGTCTTTACTTATTCTTGGAGCTATAAAGGAAGTAGTGTTGGGTTTcaattaaaattcatataatgtGCTAATTTAGTATGATTCATAATATTCTAGATTTCTGTCAAGATAGATGCTACTGAAGAAAATATAAGTTGGACACATAATTAATGTTggtaataattttgttaattcaTGTAACTTGCTAAGAAAGTACGTAGAACAGGATCTTTCATGCATTATTCCCATTATTCGATGGAGCTTCCAGGTTGAAATTCTCACAGTTAAACAAAGTTGAAAAGCTTAAACAACCAGCCCCCCTGCCCTCCCCTCCCCCATCTATTCTAGAAACTTTAGTTATCTATTCGAAATGCTTAAATGGAACACAATAGTCAGGTTTATATATTTCAACGTTTGCATTGTCAAGTGGTGCAATTGTGCCAACAATGGATTGACCAAGCAGTTTGGTTGTATTAACAATCTGAACCCAGGATAGTTCACTTTGGTAGGCAGTGGTTGATGAATTAAAGTTGTAAGACTCTGCCCTTTTGGTTTGGACATTGAATTGCATTTACTGCTACACAGAGATATCATGGACAGGTATCCACATTtacaaaatttgtttttaatcaGTGCAAAAGATTTTATTCTATAAACGAGTAAACTAAGAGTGGCCTATAGTTAGTGTCCGGTACTTGGTTGCCATATCCAGAAAAAAGTGATTGAAACAAACTTTACCTACTAGAGACACAAAGATGATTCATTTATTTGTATACCCTCAAAATGTAGGCCATTTTCAAGCCCCAAAAACCAGTGCGGGGAGGAATACCCATTTGTTTCCCACAGGTACTTGTAATTATTCTGGTGTACATGCTTGACTTTAAAATTTTGTTGTTGATGCTTCTTAATTTAATCATTTGTGAAGTTTGGAAACGGCGGATCTCTAGAACAGCATGGATTTGCGAGAAACAAGATTTGGATAATTGATGATAACCCTCCTCCTCTGCGCCCTAATGATTCCCATGGGAAATCTTTCGTTGACCTACTACTTAAACAATCGGAAGAAGACCTAAAGTTCTGGCCCTATAGGTATATGCTTGAGTCCTGTTTTATTAATGGGAACCACTAGTGGTGGCATTGACATATGATGTATATCACTTTAGAGTTGGTAGTAAATCTTATGTTTCCATTAACTATGTTTTACGCCATCAATTTTGTTGCAGATAGAAAATAGAGCAGGTGAAATATGAGGTCTTTTTTGGTGTCTATGGTCTTAAATATTGCTGAAATTAAGAGGCACTACTGGTATCCCAAAATGTACTAGATAACATAGTAGCAaaaattgagttgagattttTGAACATTGATTTTTTACTGTTGTCAAAATTATGGGACCGTGTACATAGAAAGTTCGCAAATTCTAAGTGGTTGAGATGAACATGTAATATAATAGAAGTAGAGTTTCTTATTTTGAACCTCAATCCTCTTTGGATTGCATGGTTGATTCCTAGAGGCCTTTATGTCTAGCTGAGTGGTGGTAATATGTTGAAAAACTTGCATTGGATCTGTTGCAGAGCATATGAAAGACTATGCTGACATATCTTAATGTGTTTATCAAGggatcatttaatgctaatttCCCTTCTTTTCCAGCTTTGAGTTTTGTCTTAGGGTGTCTCTTGCAACAAATGGAGATTTGATGCTGATATCACGGGTTAGGAATGTAAATGGCAAGCCATTTAGTTTCTCATTTGCCTATCACACGTACTTGTCAGTTTCTGACATAAGGTATGGAGTATGACCTTTTgaaccttaaatatttttaaaaaaatcaaaagtcaGATATTACGAAGGCAGAAATGcatagatttaaaattaaaagaatgaaaagcaTGTTTTCTGTTCTATATGTATCCTGTACATCACAATTAGAAAGAATAACTTGGTGCTTCAAGATTGTGtccatctttttccttttccgttcttttcttttctttttggtcggATAGTGCCTATGTACAaataaagaaatacaaatatggttttcttcttctattaaaTACGAACCTGTTTGTGCTGGGTGTTTAATATGCACTCATATGAACATAAATTATGTCCACAGTGAAGTAAGAATAGAAGGGCTGGAGACACTTGACTACCTAGACAATCTTTGCCAAAGAGAACGTTTTACTGAACAAGGAGATGCCATAACTTTTGAATCTGAGGTAACCTCTCGAGTTTTATTTGTAATCTAATACTTAAATAAGTTGTTTAGCTTGGAGATTCTTGACCTAAAGAATGTTGTGAAATTTCTAAATCAgatgtttgatatttttttctagataATCTGAGGTTGTTAATTTCTTCCACAAGGTTTTAAATGGAAGCAGGACTTCTCTTATCCAAAGTCCAACTcaatgtgtgtgtatgtgcgcATGCTTTTATCCCCTGAAACTTTGAGTGAGCAATAAAGGTTTCATTTGTGACAGATGTCAGCAAATGACAACAGGGTGGCTTCTTTTGTCAGGACCAACGCAATGAGAAAAATCATTTGTTGATATTGAAATATTCATGGGTAAACTACCTGGAAATCTGATTTTAAATTGTAGA encodes the following:
- the LOC121247621 gene encoding common plant regulatory factor 1-like isoform X3: MPPYGASYAAIYPHGGVYAHPAVPLAVSPLSIEMPTKSGNTDRGLMKKLKEFDGLAMSIGNSTAESSEGGAEHRRSQSLETEGSSDGNATVVEANQARRKRSREGTPTTDCDGKIETQASPVSAKDVNAAPDKALCAIVTPSSVVSPGMATSLEPRNTTNMNSMTITTGVLLSCTNDRELKRERRKQSNRESARRSRLRKLAEAEELARKVESLTAENASIRSEIDRVTEHSRKLRLENVTLMEKLKNAQLGQTEEIILNSIDNKRRPLPVSTENLLSRVNNSGSIVQSTEEKSDMYENSSKSGAKLHQLLDASPRVDAMAAG
- the LOC121247621 gene encoding common plant regulatory factor 1-like isoform X2, with the translated sequence MQAYYGPRVTLPPYYNPTVTSGHAHPYMWGTPQPVMPPYGASYAAIYPHGGVYAHPAVPLAVSPLSIEMPTKSGNTDRGLMKKLKEFDGLAMSIGNSTAESSEGGAEHRRSQSLETEGSSDGNATVVEANQARRKRSREGTPTTDCDGKIETQASPVSAKDVNAAPDKALCAIVTPSSVVSPGMATSLEPRNTTNMNSMTITTGVLLSCTNDRELKRERRKQSNRESARRSRLRKLAEAEELARKVESLTAENASIRSEIDRVTEHSRKLRLENVTLMEKLKNAQLGQTEEIILNSIDNKRRPLPVSTENLLSRVNNSGSIVQSTEEKSDMYENSSKSGAKLHQLLDASPRVDAMAAG
- the LOC121247621 gene encoding common plant regulatory factor 1-like isoform X1; amino-acid sequence: MGKHQEGKCSKSEKSSSPATADNTNQINIHGHPDWAAMQAYYGPRVTLPPYYNPTVTSGHAHPYMWGTPQPVMPPYGASYAAIYPHGGVYAHPAVPLAVSPLSIEMPTKSGNTDRGLMKKLKEFDGLAMSIGNSTAESSEGGAEHRRSQSLETEGSSDGNATVVEANQARRKRSREGTPTTDCDGKIETQASPVSAKDVNAAPDKALCAIVTPSSVVSPGMATSLEPRNTTNMNSMTITTGVLLSCTNDRELKRERRKQSNRESARRSRLRKLAEAEELARKVESLTAENASIRSEIDRVTEHSRKLRLENVTLMEKLKNAQLGQTEEIILNSIDNKRRPLPVSTENLLSRVNNSGSIVQSTEEKSDMYENSSKSGAKLHQLLDASPRVDAMAAG